In Ruminococcus albus 7 = DSM 20455, the genomic window AACACTGCCGCTACGGTTTCCGTAATGCGTTCAGATGGCACTATTCTTGGAAGGCATTTTTGTAAGCTTACCAAAGAAACAGACCATCTGATGCATAGCATTAACCGTATAAAAAAAGCTCAGCAGCATGGTAACTATAAAACACCAAGGCTTTGGGCAAAAGCCAAAGGCATCAATCACGACATTGCCATAAAAACTGCGAACTGCATCGTAAATATAGCTGTTCTTTATAATGCAGATGTTATTGTATTTGAGCATTTAGACAAGAACGGTAAGGTCCGCGGTTCTAAAAAGCAGAAACTCAAGCTGTGGCGCAGTCAGGAAGTTCAGTCTATTGTAACGAATAAAGCTCACAGACTGGGTATGAGAGTAAGCCATATCTGTGCATGGAATACGTCACGCCTTGCCTACGATGGCAGTGGTTTTGTACTTCGTGGTAAATTCGGTGGTTTCAATACCTATGAGCTATGCAAATTTCAAAATGGCAAGTCCTACAACTGTAATCTATCTGCTTCGTATAATATTGGGGCAAGATATTTCATACGTGAAATATTAAAATCCTTGGATGAGAATTCAAGGTTGCTCATTGAGGCAAAAGTACCTCAATGCAGTAAGAGAAGCACCTGCACGTTCTCTACCTTAGTTAACCTGAATGCGGAAATTATTGCTCAAACAGCATAATTTTCTGAGTTCAGGCTGTATGGTAGAAACGTAGTCCGCCTGCCTAAAGTGGGCGTGTCCGCTAGACACTATAGGAAGCACGCGACTTTAGTCGTGTGAGGCTTCACAACGTCTTCTGTGATGATTGTTTTCGGGAGAATTTGCAGTGTCGAAAACTGGAAAGCATGGTATCTTTCAGGGTAGTAACAGATAAGTTCTTTCATCTTTTTGTTGTATCCGTGATGTGAATTTACATAGCAGCACCATCTGCCAAATAAACCATCTTCACCGTAAGCCGAGCCGCCATATTGCTTTCCTGTTTCCGTGTCAACGATAAGATAGATGGCATTTACGGATTTGAGCGCAATGTGCCATGCTTCGTATATCTCTTTGTTATCCACGATTTCTTTAAGCTGGTCATAGGAAAGCAACGCTTCATCATATCCCATAAATACTTTCTTCTGGTCGGGCATTATTGAGATAACAGGCTTTTCTGTCGTTCCTTTTTGATCCCACTTACGAGTAGACGGACCCCAAT contains:
- a CDS encoding IS200/IS605 family element transposase accessory protein TnpB — encoded protein: MQIYTTYSVKIKHYNNIFKDTVIVYRHAVDYLISVCLDHWDNIVTFKGVSRLTYIETLIHATKDNPDPIYDFDAKFYKMPSYLRRGAINEAIGKVSSYKSNLDNWIKDPVGREPSHPKAGYSFPSMYRTGMYNQTGDYTAQIKVYIRNTWDWITINLKKSDMDYIYRHCRLRKQCAPTLQKRGKEWFLDFPFEEKVKLADISVYEQTIVAVDLGINTAATVSVMRSDGTILGRHFCKLTKETDHLMHSINRIKKAQQHGNYKTPRLWAKAKGINHDIAIKTANCIVNIAVLYNADVIVFEHLDKNGKVRGSKKQKLKLWRSQEVQSIVTNKAHRLGMRVSHICAWNTSRLAYDGSGFVLRGKFGGFNTYELCKFQNGKSYNCNLSASYNIGARYFIREILKSLDENSRLLIEAKVPQCSKRSTCTFSTLVNLNAEIIAQTA
- a CDS encoding GIY-YIG nuclease family protein: MVILYFSDILKKVGLDPKKVKLIRHALSDKVFKECADNGKVYEYWVVFISGKGTLAQLYAIYKVGDYVSDTPDMLPEGMPEKEAECYKGDNAIYELTKVDLLKEYEGKLTIDWGPSTRKWDQKGTTEKPVISIMPDQKKVFMGYDEALLSYDQLKEIVDNKEIYEAWHIALKSVNAIYLIVDTETGKQYGGSAYGEDGLFGRWCCYVNSHHGYNKKMKELICYYPERYHAFQFSTLQILPKTIITEDVVKPHTTKVACFL